In Miscanthus floridulus cultivar M001 chromosome 5, ASM1932011v1, whole genome shotgun sequence, one genomic interval encodes:
- the LOC136453312 gene encoding proteasome subunit alpha type-1-like yields MFRNQYDTDVTTWSPQGRLFQVEYAMEAVKQGSACVGLCSRTHAVLAAVNKPASELSSYQRKVFRVAEHAGVALAGLTADGRVLSRFLRNECINHSFVYEAPLPISRLALKLADKAQLSPTDTTTTFFVNDN; encoded by the exons ATGTTCCGCAACCAGTATGACACCGACGTGACCACGTGGAGCCCCCAGGGGCGGCTGTTCCAGGTGGAGTACGCCATGGAGGCCGTCAAGCAGGGATCCGCCTGCGTCGGGCTCTGTTCCCGCACCCACGCCGTCCTCGCCGCCGTCAACAAGCCTGCCTCTGAGCTCTCCTCCTACCAGCGGAAGGTGTTCCGCGTCGCTGAGCACGCCGGGGTCGCGCTCGCCGGCCTCACCGCCGACGGACGCGTCCTCTCGCGCTTCCTCCGCAACGAGTGCATCAACCACTCCTTCGTCTACGAGGCGCCGCTCCCCATCTCCAGGCTCGCGCTCAAGCTCGCCGACAAGGCGCAG CTCAGCCCCACAGATACAACTACCACCTTCT